In Sulfolobales archaeon, a genomic segment contains:
- a CDS encoding ABC transporter substrate-binding protein — protein MLLSNAVYRFRGIAKNIMIISIVVVIVIAAVGGYLYYLSTQRPVQVGEIKIGLLFPLTGSMAPLGIDQMTGARIAIDLINERGGILGKYKINYVIADSKSDPKVAASEAERLATLERVQIIIGSYASPLALAATEVTEKYKVIYWEVGAVTDSITLRNFTYILRNQEIGGDLGIVSALFLRDVVAPKLGKPPSQIKVAIIHEDGPYGTSVATSNEKMVRKFGFNVVLREAYSASSTDLSPLILKLKAAEPDVILATGYYTDAVLFFRQAKELGLKFKVFIGHGGGHSLPATYQAVGKDMDYVFTVDTPPPPPGFNINAIREDLRPLVEEFVKRFEKERGYKPLTHAYMGFANTIPLLTEILPRVIEKYGKVDPDSILKVAWEIDIPDGGTPMGYGLKFSTPSNPSDTVLGMIGRAESPEKHIGQNIRARPVVMQWINGSLYVVYPKEWAVMDPIIPLPPSSPYYKP, from the coding sequence GTGCTCCTTAGTAATGCGGTATACAGGTTTAGGGGTATTGCCAAGAATATTATGATTATATCTATTGTTGTTGTTATTGTTATTGCTGCTGTTGGTGGGTATCTATATTATCTCTCAACACAGAGACCTGTACAAGTTGGGGAAATCAAGATCGGACTTCTATTCCCACTAACAGGTTCAATGGCCCCCCTAGGAATAGATCAGATGACGGGTGCTAGAATAGCTATAGATCTGATAAATGAGCGTGGAGGCATACTAGGAAAATACAAAATAAACTATGTTATAGCTGACTCAAAAAGTGATCCAAAGGTAGCTGCCTCCGAAGCTGAAAGGCTAGCAACATTGGAGAGGGTTCAGATTATCATAGGATCATATGCCAGCCCACTAGCCCTGGCCGCCACAGAAGTTACAGAGAAATATAAGGTCATATATTGGGAGGTAGGTGCTGTAACAGATTCTATAACTCTGAGAAACTTTACATATATCCTTAGGAACCAGGAGATAGGGGGTGATCTTGGGATAGTATCTGCGCTCTTCTTGCGAGATGTAGTGGCTCCAAAGCTTGGGAAACCTCCTTCACAGATAAAGGTAGCGATAATACATGAGGATGGGCCTTATGGAACTAGTGTTGCTACATCTAATGAGAAGATGGTTAGAAAATTCGGCTTTAACGTTGTTCTTAGGGAAGCATATTCTGCGTCTTCAACGGATCTCTCTCCATTAATATTAAAGCTCAAAGCAGCAGAACCAGATGTCATACTTGCAACTGGATACTATACAGATGCTGTTCTGTTTTTCAGACAGGCAAAGGAGCTAGGGCTTAAGTTTAAGGTTTTTATAGGACACGGAGGCGGACACAGTTTACCCGCTACTTATCAAGCAGTTGGAAAAGATATGGACTACGTATTTACTGTTGATACTCCGCCTCCTCCCCCCGGCTTTAATATTAATGCTATTAGAGAAGATCTCAGACCTCTTGTCGAAGAGTTTGTGAAGAGGTTTGAGAAAGAAAGGGGTTATAAGCCTCTCACCCATGCATATATGGGATTTGCCAATACAATACCGCTATTAACGGAAATATTACCCAGAGTTATTGAAAAGTACGGAAAAGTTGATCCTGATAGCATATTGAAGGTTGCTTGGGAAATCGATATTCCAGATGGTGGTACACCAATGGGCTATGGGCTTAAATTCTCTACACCGAGTAACCCCAGCGATACCGTCCTGGGTATGATTGGAAGGGCTGAGTCTCCTGAAAAACATATTGGTCAGAATATAAGGGCTAGACCCGTTGTTATGCAGTGGATAAATGGAAGCCTCTATGTGGTGTATCCTAAGGAGTGGGCTGTAATGGATCCTATTATACCATTGCCTCCTAGCAGCCCGTATTATAAGCCTTAA
- a CDS encoding SDR family NAD(P)-dependent oxidoreductase, which produces MRLSGKVCIVTGAARGIGRAIALRLAREGASLALIDILGDELLKTSDEVKSISPHVLPIKADVSSPMEVKIAVEKILSFFGKVDVLVNNAGIFSSANLEDLSDELFEKVMSVNLKSAILLSQQVVPHMIRQGGGRIINMASTAGISGGYYAGIDYSISKAGIIALTKALARRLAKYRITVNAVAPGIIDTPMTQQWPERIREELLKRIPLGRFGRPEDVAGVVVFLASEDADYITGQVIIVDGGLLL; this is translated from the coding sequence TTGAGATTAAGTGGGAAAGTATGTATCGTTACAGGTGCTGCCAGGGGTATTGGAAGAGCAATTGCATTAAGACTTGCTAGGGAAGGTGCTTCTCTAGCGCTTATAGATATACTCGGTGATGAGCTATTAAAGACCTCTGATGAGGTTAAATCTATATCTCCCCATGTCTTACCCATTAAGGCTGATGTATCTTCTCCGATGGAGGTGAAGATAGCTGTTGAGAAGATCCTTAGCTTCTTCGGTAAAGTGGATGTTTTGGTGAATAATGCTGGTATATTTTCCTCAGCAAATCTAGAGGATCTGAGTGATGAGCTCTTTGAAAAGGTTATGAGTGTTAATCTCAAGTCAGCTATTCTCTTATCCCAACAGGTTGTTCCACATATGATTAGGCAGGGTGGAGGGAGGATAATTAATATGGCATCCACTGCAGGTATATCTGGAGGATATTATGCTGGGATCGACTATTCTATATCTAAGGCTGGGATAATAGCTCTGACAAAGGCACTAGCTAGGAGGCTTGCTAAATATAGGATTACTGTTAATGCTGTAGCGCCGGGAATTATAGATACCCCGATGACCCAGCAATGGCCAGAGAGAATAAGAGAGGAGCTTTTAAAAAGAATTCCTCTTGGGAGATTCGGGAGGCCGGAAGATGTAGCCGGTGTAGTGGTGTTCTTAGCGTCGGAAGATGCTGACTATATAACTGGTCAGGTAATAATAGTGGATGGCGGTTTACTACTATGA
- a CDS encoding ABC transporter ATP-binding protein, which produces MPLLDVRGVEAQYGRIKVLWGVSLSVGEHEKVALIGPNGAGKTTLIKAIMGIIKPSSGSIFYNGQDITGMDTYKIARLGIGYVPEGGMIIPRLTVYENLIAAITTKEAEKKKNDTLDLIYTLFPILKERRDQLGGTLSGGEQRMLAIARALMLRPRLLIIDELSLGLAPKIINTIYTTLEHLYENEKLSILVTEQFVEKALKFSQRAYLIEKGTVVLQGDSRELINNEYIRKAYIG; this is translated from the coding sequence ATGCCCCTACTTGATGTAAGGGGTGTAGAAGCCCAATATGGCAGGATCAAGGTTCTATGGGGGGTTAGCCTCAGTGTGGGCGAGCATGAGAAAGTAGCACTAATAGGGCCTAATGGTGCTGGCAAAACAACCCTTATAAAAGCCATAATGGGTATCATAAAGCCCAGCTCCGGAAGTATATTTTATAATGGACAAGATATCACAGGGATGGATACATATAAAATAGCACGCTTAGGAATAGGTTATGTGCCAGAGGGTGGAATGATAATACCTCGCTTAACTGTATATGAGAATCTTATAGCAGCGATAACTACTAAAGAGGCTGAGAAGAAGAAAAATGATACACTAGATCTTATATATACATTATTTCCAATACTCAAGGAGAGAAGGGATCAGCTTGGCGGAACCCTAAGTGGGGGCGAGCAGAGAATGTTGGCAATAGCCAGAGCCCTCATGCTCAGGCCGAGATTACTCATCATAGACGAGCTCTCGCTAGGACTAGCACCAAAGATCATAAATACGATATATACCACTCTTGAACATCTTTATGAAAATGAGAAGCTAAGTATCCTTGTTACTGAGCAGTTTGTTGAAAAAGCCCTCAAATTCTCTCAGAGAGCTTATTTGATAGAAAAGGGTACAGTTGTTCTTCAAGGTGATTCGAGAGAGCTAATTAATAATGAATATATAAGAAAGGCATACATAGGTTAG
- a CDS encoding AbrB/MazE/SpoVT family DNA-binding domain-containing protein: MSDTMVFEAKVSRKRLLAIPKPAAERLGIREGSRVKIYVERDRMIIEPIRDAIWYALYGPKIGYIGFKDLEEESLRKQKRS; the protein is encoded by the coding sequence ATGAGTGATACGATGGTTTTTGAGGCTAAGGTTAGTAGGAAGAGACTTCTAGCCATTCCCAAGCCTGCGGCTGAGAGACTAGGTATTAGGGAGGGTTCTAGGGTGAAAATATATGTTGAGAGAGATAGGATGATTATAGAGCCTATCAGAGATGCTATATGGTATGCCCTTTATGGACCTAAGATAGGGTATATAGGCTTTAAAGATCTTGAAGAGGAGAGCCTACGTAAGCAGAAAAGATCGTGA
- a CDS encoding branched-chain amino acid ABC transporter permease, translated as MSVIEQAIVNGILQGGIYAVIAVGINLIYGVLKIINFAHGEFIALSMYLTFWLTTLYSLNLALTGVIVLLIMTIFGYIIVRFLIEPILKDPELNQLLITFALSIILQNIFLLLWGADFRSIRVESFSYNIGGVSIPHYKLMAFFGAVASTLLLYIILMRTKLGIWIRAVAQDPITSQALGINSKAIRAIVFIIGTVLAGLAGLLITPIYYIYPTVGLPFGLMAWVIMVLGGLGSMTGALIAGFIVGLFESLIATFYNVELARAFIFVIFIATLAIRPTGLLGGRARV; from the coding sequence ATGTCGGTGATTGAACAGGCTATAGTTAATGGAATACTCCAAGGAGGGATCTATGCCGTAATAGCTGTAGGTATAAATCTGATCTATGGGGTCCTCAAGATCATAAACTTCGCCCACGGGGAATTCATAGCACTATCTATGTATCTAACATTCTGGCTCACAACACTTTATAGCCTCAACCTAGCCCTCACCGGAGTAATTGTTCTCCTGATAATGACTATCTTTGGATATATCATAGTAAGATTTTTAATAGAACCAATACTTAAGGATCCCGAGCTAAACCAGTTACTAATAACGTTTGCACTTTCGATAATCCTCCAAAACATATTTCTACTACTATGGGGCGCGGATTTCAGGTCAATCCGTGTTGAGTCATTTTCTTATAACATCGGAGGAGTATCGATCCCACATTACAAGCTAATGGCATTTTTTGGGGCAGTGGCATCAACCTTATTACTTTATATAATACTTATGAGAACCAAGCTGGGCATATGGATAAGGGCAGTGGCACAGGATCCCATTACCTCTCAGGCTCTCGGTATAAACTCAAAAGCTATTAGGGCTATTGTGTTCATAATAGGAACAGTATTGGCTGGGCTTGCTGGTCTCTTAATCACCCCAATTTATTATATATATCCAACAGTAGGGCTGCCATTCGGTTTAATGGCATGGGTCATAATGGTTCTTGGTGGACTTGGCAGTATGACTGGGGCATTGATAGCAGGCTTCATCGTAGGGCTGTTTGAGTCTCTAATAGCAACCTTCTATAATGTAGAGCTTGCGAGAGCATTTATATTCGTAATTTTCATAGCAACTCTTGCGATAAGACCAACAGGCCTGTTAGGTGGGAGGGCTAGGGTGTGA
- a CDS encoding thiamine pyrophosphate-binding protein has protein sequence MKVGHVIVKILEKHGVKNFFGVPGHHNLPLYEAIHDYSLQHVLFHEETNAGFAADGYSKITGLGVVDATAGPGALRLVPAIAESYSSSTALVAIVGDVDLKYVYSHKYGRSNVAQQTDQLAIFKPITKAQYLVTSPYNVEDVVRNAIKVAISGRPGPVLIDIPVDIFWGSYEDLVIKDQKSEIPVTRFIPTDEDLRRAANEIKNSRKPVLLCGGGVHIARAWDEVRILRDVYRIPVVTTISGKGSVEETHPLSLGVIGDLGGWEPAAEAINESDLVIVVGSKLPQYATYNWKLLEGKKIIHIDIDPEEIGRNFPVVVGLVGDAKETLKKLNDMLAGWQVSEEWVKLVSKLKSQYLEMISKDYILNDIRRGVNPKRVIAVLNKITDSEDILVSDASSSSGWTAKYYIVKRSGRVYIAPRGFAGLGYSLPAGIGVYASGAIKGRVIVVSGDGGFGYYVSELETLKRTGYPIMVIVLNDSALGWIKLEQEYLQGGKILSSTFLLTDYARIAESYGIRGYRIERESELEATLREAYMVKEPVVVDIATITDPSFSHSLYAISKKYS, from the coding sequence GTGAAGGTTGGCCATGTAATTGTCAAGATTTTAGAGAAGCACGGTGTTAAGAACTTCTTTGGGGTTCCAGGTCACCATAATCTTCCTCTTTATGAGGCCATTCATGATTACTCATTACAACATGTATTATTTCATGAAGAAACAAATGCGGGCTTTGCCGCAGATGGATATTCAAAGATCACAGGTTTAGGTGTTGTAGATGCAACCGCTGGTCCTGGAGCTCTCAGGCTAGTTCCAGCCATAGCTGAATCTTATTCGTCATCTACAGCCTTAGTGGCTATTGTGGGGGATGTTGATCTAAAATATGTCTACTCACATAAATATGGTAGATCTAATGTAGCGCAGCAAACAGATCAGCTAGCGATCTTCAAGCCAATAACGAAGGCGCAATATCTAGTGACCTCTCCTTATAATGTTGAAGATGTAGTTAGAAATGCTATCAAGGTAGCTATAAGTGGTAGACCAGGCCCTGTCTTAATAGATATCCCAGTTGATATATTCTGGGGCTCATACGAAGATCTTGTTATTAAGGATCAGAAGAGTGAGATCCCTGTTACGAGGTTCATACCAACAGACGAGGATCTCAGGAGAGCCGCTAATGAGATTAAGAATTCTAGAAAACCAGTACTCTTATGTGGAGGAGGGGTACATATAGCTAGGGCTTGGGATGAGGTGAGGATCTTAAGGGATGTATATAGAATACCTGTAGTAACTACCATATCTGGTAAAGGTTCTGTTGAAGAGACACACCCTCTTTCACTAGGTGTTATAGGTGATCTCGGAGGCTGGGAGCCTGCTGCTGAAGCCATTAATGAGAGCGATCTAGTGATTGTAGTTGGATCTAAGCTCCCACAATATGCTACATATAATTGGAAACTTCTAGAAGGTAAGAAAATAATCCACATAGATATAGACCCTGAAGAGATTGGGAGAAACTTTCCAGTAGTAGTAGGGCTTGTTGGGGATGCTAAGGAAACCCTTAAAAAACTAAATGATATGTTAGCAGGTTGGCAGGTAAGTGAGGAATGGGTTAAGCTGGTTTCTAAACTAAAAAGTCAATATCTAGAAATGATTAGCAAGGACTATATATTAAATGATATTAGAAGAGGTGTAAATCCTAAGAGAGTAATAGCTGTACTCAATAAAATCACAGATAGCGAAGATATATTAGTATCTGATGCATCAAGCTCCTCAGGTTGGACCGCTAAGTATTATATTGTGAAGAGAAGCGGTAGGGTATATATAGCCCCGAGAGGTTTCGCAGGGCTAGGATATAGTTTGCCAGCTGGGATAGGAGTATATGCTTCTGGAGCTATTAAGGGGAGGGTTATAGTTGTAAGCGGTGATGGAGGATTTGGATACTATGTATCAGAGCTCGAGACTCTAAAAAGAACTGGTTATCCCATTATGGTTATTGTTCTAAATGATAGCGCGCTTGGATGGATAAAGCTGGAGCAGGAGTATCTACAGGGGGGTAAAATTCTATCCTCAACATTCCTATTAACAGACTATGCTAGAATTGCTGAGAGCTATGGGATAAGGGGTTATCGTATTGAGAGGGAAAGTGAGTTAGAAGCTACGTTGAGAGAGGCCTACATGGTAAAGGAGCCTGTGGTAGTTGATATAGCCACAATAACGGATCCTAGCTTTAGCCACAGCCTATACGCGATCTCCAAGAAATATAGCTGA
- a CDS encoding NAD(P)-dependent oxidoreductase has translation MVVLITGGGFIASHLARRILDEGEDIVILSRSRSKLLADIEDKIAYVIGDISRWDIVASVIKKYSPDYIYHTAALLSDEANKDPVAAFRVNIEGTMNLYELGRLHDVRMIIFISSLAIFSGPSIVNDDTPRNPVEPYGISKLFGELWGRYYAEKYGLDVRGLRGTWIFGPGRSKGSTAFSSLIIQKPAFGEPVTVPDLEGNWIYVKDFVDALITLSRSKDPKRRFYLVGGYNLSVRDVAKIVKEYIPNAQINIVPPEGPATLWPKAVDDRYFREDFNWKPKFDIRGAIADFIDELKKKPNIYK, from the coding sequence ATGGTTGTCCTCATAACTGGAGGAGGTTTTATTGCTTCCCATCTAGCTAGGAGAATCCTAGATGAAGGTGAGGATATAGTGATATTAAGTAGGAGCAGATCTAAACTACTCGCAGATATAGAGGATAAAATAGCTTATGTGATTGGTGATATCTCGAGATGGGATATAGTTGCCTCTGTTATTAAGAAATACTCACCCGATTATATATATCATACCGCAGCCTTGTTAAGTGATGAGGCGAATAAGGATCCAGTAGCAGCATTTAGAGTGAATATAGAAGGTACCATGAATCTCTATGAGCTGGGGAGGCTACATGATGTGCGTATGATAATATTTATAAGCTCCCTAGCAATATTTTCCGGACCATCTATAGTTAATGATGATACCCCGAGGAACCCAGTAGAGCCTTATGGAATTTCTAAGCTTTTTGGCGAGCTCTGGGGTCGTTACTATGCTGAAAAATACGGGCTTGATGTGAGAGGGCTTAGGGGCACGTGGATCTTCGGCCCGGGAAGGAGTAAAGGTAGTACCGCGTTCTCAAGCCTTATAATTCAGAAACCTGCATTTGGCGAGCCAGTTACAGTTCCAGATCTAGAGGGTAACTGGATATATGTTAAAGATTTTGTTGATGCACTAATAACCCTCTCAAGATCAAAGGATCCGAAGAGGAGATTCTACCTTGTTGGAGGCTACAACCTAAGTGTAAGAGATGTAGCTAAAATAGTGAAGGAATATATACCTAATGCTCAAATAAACATTGTTCCTCCCGAGGGACCTGCAACCTTGTGGCCTAAAGCTGTGGATGATAGATATTTTAGAGAGGATTTTAATTGGAAACCTAAGTTCGATATTAGAGGAGCTATAGCTGATTTTATAGATGAGCTAAAGAAAAAACCAAATATATATAAATAA
- a CDS encoding branched-chain amino acid ABC transporter permease, whose product MSNTYKPVRLMLAIASILMIIPWMPLNPYIHHVTILILLFAYLATAWNMLGGYAGQVSLGHAAFFGLGAYFTYFFLKWFNITPLVGMFMASAVSVAAAAAIGVVAFRFGLRGVYFVLATLAFAEILRELFIAFREITGGSLGVSYPVIGYSPLYFQFPERWPYYYFILSLWIITILTMYILRGFFTKLVAIRENEEVAASIGIDVPRYKLIALLLSSFFTSLGGAFYLQYYRYIDPNTVFGLELSIDIAVMAIFGGMYSIWGPSIGALILVPTSEILRITLGGGYYGAYLIIYGMLLILILKLMPRGIYDKLYKIIYERTKVKKEIVR is encoded by the coding sequence ATGAGCAATACATATAAGCCTGTGAGGTTAATGCTAGCTATAGCTTCTATTCTGATGATTATCCCATGGATGCCTCTGAATCCATATATACATCATGTAACGATATTAATACTTTTATTTGCATACCTAGCCACAGCATGGAACATGCTAGGAGGATATGCTGGCCAGGTATCTCTTGGACATGCAGCATTCTTCGGATTAGGAGCATATTTTACATATTTCTTTTTAAAATGGTTCAACATAACACCCCTAGTAGGTATGTTCATGGCATCAGCTGTATCTGTGGCTGCGGCAGCGGCAATAGGTGTTGTTGCCTTTAGATTTGGTTTGAGGGGTGTATATTTTGTGCTAGCAACGTTAGCCTTTGCAGAGATCCTGAGGGAGCTATTTATAGCATTTAGAGAAATAACAGGCGGCTCCCTAGGAGTCTCATATCCAGTTATAGGCTATAGCCCCCTCTATTTTCAATTTCCAGAAAGATGGCCTTATTACTACTTTATCCTCTCCCTATGGATAATTACTATCCTGACTATGTATATATTAAGAGGTTTCTTTACAAAGTTAGTGGCAATTAGGGAGAATGAGGAGGTAGCGGCGAGCATAGGTATAGATGTTCCTCGATACAAGTTAATAGCCCTCTTACTGAGTAGCTTCTTCACAAGCCTCGGTGGAGCCTTCTATCTTCAGTACTATAGGTATATAGATCCTAACACAGTATTTGGTCTTGAGCTGTCGATCGACATTGCGGTTATGGCTATATTCGGTGGAATGTACAGCATTTGGGGACCATCTATTGGAGCATTGATCCTGGTTCCGACATCGGAGATCTTAAGAATAACCCTTGGGGGTGGGTATTATGGGGCCTATCTTATTATATATGGGATGCTCCTTATATTGATTCTTAAACTAATGCCACGAGGGATCTATGATAAGCTATATAAAATAATATATGAAAGAACTAAGGTTAAAAAAGAAATAGTAAGATAA
- a CDS encoding ABC transporter ATP-binding protein, giving the protein MSSKYILRLINISKRFGGIVALKDVNIDIYRGEVLGLIGPNGAGKTTLINIISGMYYPDSGKVYFEEIDITKMPPYKRKGIARTFQTTKAFEGLSVLDNVKIASYVTTGDLDEAEAEARDILTKLGLRERIYSLAKDLNVLERKRLELARALALKPRLLLLDEVMAGLKPYEADEIIEILKRLNEEGITMIVVEHVIRTITKLCSRIVVLDHGEKIAEGSPEEIIRDPRVVKAYLGETYAPT; this is encoded by the coding sequence ATGAGTAGCAAATACATATTAAGGCTTATCAACATAAGTAAAAGATTTGGAGGAATAGTTGCGCTAAAAGATGTAAATATAGATATATATAGAGGCGAGGTCCTAGGGCTTATAGGGCCTAATGGTGCTGGCAAAACAACCCTTATAAATATAATTTCTGGTATGTACTATCCAGATTCTGGGAAGGTTTATTTTGAAGAGATAGATATAACAAAGATGCCTCCATATAAAAGGAAGGGTATTGCGAGAACTTTTCAGACAACTAAAGCATTTGAGGGCCTATCTGTTCTTGATAATGTAAAAATAGCTTCTTATGTTACAACAGGTGATTTAGATGAGGCTGAGGCAGAGGCTAGGGATATCCTAACTAAGCTGGGGCTTAGGGAGAGGATATATAGCCTTGCAAAAGATCTAAATGTGTTAGAAAGAAAGAGACTCGAGCTTGCCAGGGCTTTAGCACTGAAGCCTAGGCTTCTCTTGCTAGATGAGGTAATGGCTGGGCTGAAGCCTTATGAGGCTGATGAGATTATTGAGATATTGAAGAGGCTTAATGAGGAGGGTATAACTATGATTGTTGTTGAGCATGTTATAAGAACAATCACTAAGCTATGTTCCAGGATAGTAGTTCTAGATCATGGGGAGAAGATAGCTGAAGGTAGTCCAGAGGAGATCATCAGAGATCCTAGGGTGGTTAAAGCCTACCTAGGTGAGACATATGCCCCTACTTGA
- a CDS encoding ATP-binding protein: MKRIKLRFIDKLEIEFMNRDQALKRVVEWAEKGMINVQVVYGPEGCGKTAWLKQSAELLRELGFDVIYVNPVEREFYAEIGVKDVKNRLLEIVKGATEDTWGRVAWAVIDAAKELIKAGRKKLAILADDVFQAIGLDRASIYVKGLLGLIEYPPSSYDVIVAVVATSEGVSRNEIGRHRWADILPIWNMSREGFKHLYDQLPGVKPLFDDIWRITGGNPKLLAELYRVGWDVERVLKGVINEKKIDVFIASLDASGRDLLKRAVEDPDVLLSREG; the protein is encoded by the coding sequence ATGAAAAGAATAAAGCTTAGGTTCATAGACAAGCTGGAAATTGAATTTATGAATAGAGATCAGGCTCTGAAGAGGGTTGTGGAGTGGGCTGAGAAGGGCATGATCAATGTCCAAGTAGTATATGGCCCGGAGGGCTGTGGGAAAACGGCTTGGCTTAAGCAGAGTGCTGAATTGTTAAGGGAGCTGGGTTTCGATGTAATCTATGTAAACCCTGTTGAGAGGGAATTCTACGCCGAGATCGGTGTTAAGGATGTTAAGAATAGATTGCTCGAAATAGTTAAAGGAGCTACTGAGGATACTTGGGGAAGGGTTGCATGGGCTGTTATAGATGCTGCCAAAGAGCTGATAAAAGCTGGGAGGAAAAAGCTAGCCATCCTAGCCGATGATGTATTCCAAGCCATTGGGCTGGATAGAGCCTCTATCTATGTTAAGGGGTTACTCGGTCTTATCGAGTATCCTCCAAGTAGTTATGATGTGATCGTTGCTGTGGTTGCTACTAGCGAGGGGGTTTCTAGGAATGAGATTGGTAGGCATAGATGGGCTGATATCCTTCCTATATGGAATATGTCTAGGGAGGGTTTTAAACATCTATATGATCAGCTGCCTGGAGTGAAGCCTCTCTTCGATGATATATGGAGGATCACTGGGGGTAATCCTAAGTTGTTGGCAGAGCTCTATAGAGTGGGTTGGGATGTGGAGAGGGTGTTGAAGGGTGTGATTAATGAGAAGAAGATAGATGTTTTCATCGCCTCACTCGATGCTAGTGGGAGGGATTTGTTGAAGCGGGCTGTAGAAGATCCTGATGTTCTTCTAAGCAGGGAGGGG
- a CDS encoding ABC transporter substrate-binding protein yields the protein MLKGITRNIMIISIVVVIVIAAVGGYLYYLSTQRPVQVGEIKIGLLFPLTGSMAPLGIDELTGARIAIDLINERGGILGKYKINYVIADCKSDPKVAASEAERLITIEKVPIIIGTYASPLALAATEVAARYPKDVVYLEISAITDSLTLRNFSNILRNMPIAADYAIVTAMFLKDVVAPKLGKTPRDVSVAIIYEDGPYGTSVAAGLEKMLRAFGFNIVLKEAYSASTTDLSPLILKLKGANPEVIAAAGYYTDTVLFFRQAKELGLKFKVLIGHAAGHSLPATYEAVGKDMDYIFVTDAPPPLPRFNASAVRADLRPLMEEFVKRFEKERGYKPGVHANLGFANVLPLLTDILPRVIERFGKVDAESILKVIYEIDIPDGGTPMGYGLKFASPANPSDTVLGQIWRADQPQKHIGQNIRAKPVVLQWIDGVTYVVYPREYAVREPIIPLPPSSPYAK from the coding sequence ATGTTAAAAGGCATTACTAGGAATATCATGATTATATCTATTGTTGTTGTTATTGTTATTGCTGCTGTTGGTGGGTATCTATATTATCTCTCAACACAGAGACCTGTACAAGTTGGGGAAATCAAGATCGGACTTCTATTCCCACTAACAGGTTCAATGGCCCCCCTAGGGATTGATGAATTGACGGGTGCTAGAATAGCTATAGATCTGATAAATGAGCGTGGAGGCATACTAGGAAAATACAAAATAAACTATGTTATAGCCGACTGCAAAAGTGATCCAAAGGTAGCTGCCTCCGAAGCTGAAAGGCTTATAACTATTGAGAAAGTTCCTATAATAATTGGTACATATGCTAGCCCCTTAGCTTTAGCTGCAACAGAGGTTGCTGCAAGATATCCTAAGGATGTTGTGTATTTAGAAATAAGTGCTATCACAGATTCACTTACACTTAGGAATTTCTCTAATATACTCAGAAATATGCCGATAGCAGCCGATTATGCGATAGTAACTGCAATGTTCTTGAAAGATGTTGTAGCTCCTAAGCTTGGTAAAACCCCCAGAGATGTTAGCGTAGCAATAATCTATGAAGATGGCCCCTATGGGACAAGTGTAGCAGCTGGTCTTGAGAAGATGCTGAGAGCCTTTGGCTTTAACATAGTTCTTAAGGAAGCATATTCCGCATCAACCACAGATCTTTCCCCACTTATATTAAAGCTTAAGGGAGCGAATCCCGAGGTAATAGCGGCTGCCGGATACTATACAGATACTGTTTTGTTCTTTAGACAGGCAAAGGAGCTGGGGCTTAAGTTTAAGGTTTTAATAGGACATGCAGCAGGCCATAGCCTTCCAGCCACATATGAAGCTGTTGGAAAAGATATGGACTATATATTTGTTACAGATGCGCCTCCTCCCCTGCCTAGATTTAATGCAAGCGCTGTTAGGGCTGATCTACGTCCTCTCATGGAGGAATTTGTGAAAAGGTTTGAAAAAGAAAGAGGCTATAAGCCGGGTGTTCATGCAAACCTCGGCTTCGCCAATGTTCTACCACTATTAACAGATATTCTGCCCCGTGTTATAGAGAGATTTGGGAAAGTTGATGCTGAAAGTATCTTAAAGGTAATTTATGAGATCGATATCCCCGATGGTGGAACGCCAATGGGTTATGGGTTGAAGTTCGCATCACCAGCTAATCCTAGCGATACGGTGCTTGGCCAAATTTGGAGAGCTGATCAACCCCAGAAACATATAGGACAGAATATAAGGGCTAAGCCGGTAGTACTACAATGGATCGATGGCGTTACCTATGTTGTATATCCTAGAGAATATGCTGTTAGAGAACCCATAATACCTCTTCCGCCATCTAGTCCTTATGCAAAATGA